From Daucus carota subsp. sativus chromosome 6, DH1 v3.0, whole genome shotgun sequence, the proteins below share one genomic window:
- the LOC108225070 gene encoding magnesium transporter MRS2-F-like, translating to MVYPPEDLNRAAVHAAPARRKGIGTRLWLVVSESGKSHVEEVGKHSIMRRTGLPARDLRVLDPMLSYPSTILGRERAIVVNLEHIKAIITAAEILMINSTNPLVVQFVIDLQDRVSTPSDRSNSPLERLEGDLQDKNHAALASNFNRDDPNATVLSPAGGGPKILPFEFKALEVCLESACRCLESETQTLEDEAYPALDELTSQISTLNLERVRQIKSRLVAISGRVQKVRDELEHLLDDDNDMAEMYLTEKLVESSREQASLREESGIEEVQVDDQRYEESEADHSENNSEISTAFKPNIEELESLLEAYFAQIDGISQKLANMNEYVDDTEDFINIMLDDKQNQLLQMGVMLSTGNMILNAGIVVVGLFGMNIHIELYDGQPKQFWETVSGTVGGCLALYLIAVGWGKKRNLI from the exons ATGGTGTACCCGCCGGAAGATCTGAACCGCGCCGCCGTCCACGCCGCGCCGGCGCGCCGCAAAGGCATCGGGACTCGCCTCTGGCTCGTCGTCTCCGAGTCCGGCAAGTCCCACGTCGAGGAGGTCGGGAAACACTCGATCATGCGCCGGACGGGACTGCCGGCGCGTGATTTGAGGGTGCTTGATCCGATGCTGTCGTATCCATCGACGATTTTGGGACGAGAGCGCGCGATTGTGGTGAATTTGGAGCATATTAAAGCGATTATCACTGCTGCGGAGATTCTAATGATTAATTCTACTAATCCGTTGGTTGTACAGTTTGTTATTGATTTGCAGGACCGTGTTTCGACGCCGAGTGATCGGTCAAATTCCCCTCTGGAG CGACTTGAAGGTGATTTGCAGGATAAAAATCATGCTGCTCTTGCTTCAAATTTCAATAGGGATGATCCTAATGCAACAGTTCTGTCACCAGCAGGTGGTGGTCCAAAGATATTACCTTTTGAGTTCAAAGCACTTGAGGTTTGTCTTGAGTCTGCTTGCAGGTGTCTTGAGTCAGAG ACTCAAACACTGGAGGATGAAGCATATCCAGCACTTGATGAATTGACTTCGCAAATAAGCACGCTTAATCTTGAGCGCGTGAGACAAATAAAGAGTCGACTAGTTGCTATAAGTGGTCGTGTGCAGAAG GTGAGGGATGAACTTGAGCACCTTTTAGATGATGACAACGATATGGCTGAAATGTACTTGACTGAAAAGCTTGTTGAAAGCTCAAGGGAACAGGCGTCATTGAGAGAGGAATCAGGCATCGAAGAAGTTCAAGTAGATGATCAAAG ATATGAAGAATCCGAAGCTGACCACTCGGAAAACAACTCTGAGATTTCTACTGCTTTTAAACCAAATATTGAGGAACTTGAGAGTCTTCTAGAAGCTTATTTTGCACAGATAGATGGTATCTCCCAAAAGCTAGCCAAT ATGAATGAATATGTAGACGACACAGAGGACTTTATCAACATAATGCTGGATGACAAGCAGAATCAGCTTTTACAAATGGGAGTAATGCTAAGTACGGGAAACATGATACTGAATGCCGGAATTGTGGTTGTGGGTTTGTTTGGCATGAACATTCACATCGAGCTCTACGACGGCCAACCCAAACAATTCTGGGAAACGGTGTCTGGTACAGTAGGAGGTTGCTTGGCTTTATACCTTATTGCTGTTGGATGGGGTAAGAAGAGGAACTTAATATAG